The genomic stretch TACTTTCCACATACAGCACCATCCTTTGCTAATTTGTGTTATTGTCTCCAATGTGTGAGTTCCATTCACAAAACatgacccacacacacctcagttacatctcttctttttcatcACATATCTGAGTGATCTCTACCTGTTCTGGGCCAACAAACTAACACAGGAAGGTTAGGGGCATCATTTCCTGGCTCCCTTACTGATCCTGGTGTGAACACATCATGAAGGGGCTCCGTGTAGTAGCAAACAGCTGCATTATCTGAAGGGCTTCATACATGAGAACAATTCAAAGCTGGAGACAGTCAGTCCAGTAGGAGCTGCAGGCTCAGCCACCGACACCCGGGCCTCACATTTGTATACTCACACTCCGAGTCAAAAGAATAATCTTCTTTATCCTTCTTTCTTTAACAATAAAGCAGTTGACAGGACTTCAGCTCTAGCCCAGCACCTCCTGTAGATCACCCTGGTACCAGTCAGGCACCAGTCAGCACCCACTACAATACAATTCAGTGTTATTTATATTGGCAACAGCAAAAGATCGTCTCCAGAGGAGGACCAATGTGGGACAAAGGCCTGGAATGAAAACTAGAAGTGGGGTGGGATGGAacgggacaggagaggacaggacaggacaggacaggagaggagaagagaagagagtaGAGGACCTGCAAAAACAGTGGTGCAACTGCATGTCCACCAATTAGTAATATGATGGATAATAAATGCATGTCTGATGATTGAAAACTGGTTAGGAAGTACAAATCTAATCTCCTCATATTCAATTTGTTTCAAAGAAGACCATGTATTTTTTGCTATGTTTGGGTGTCTAACAGCCATATCTGAGTCCATAGGTTGCTGTGTATCAACAAACACCGATgttgtctacaagaaggccatgagcagacttcctcaggagactcaggtccttcagtgtttgcagcacgatgctccacatgttctatcagtctgtcatggctagcaccatcttctttgctgtagtgtgctggggtgcaggcattaaagcaaaggatggcaacagactcaacaaactcattaaaaaggcagggtctgttgttggctgtaaacttgcaaacttggacgaggtggtgagggacaggatggtgttaaaattgcggacaatcatggacaatccctcccaccccctccataacacagtggacaaactgagaagcagcttcagcagcagactcctgcagcctcgctgctctaaggaacggtacaggaagtccttcctgacgtccgccatcagactctataattcatccaaacccattcaataacaataattgtttaatgtttatgttgtcattttatttctattttattatatatttatgtatatatgcttataatgcttataatatgtatatagtATAttgtgtatatattatatatatacttataatatatgctgtatatatgcttataatgttctaatcttatctgtattttatttattctatttctatactttgtaaatacaaaacctacactacagttatattaatccacgtttaggctgctactacaattcaatttccctacggggatgaataaagtaaatcttgaatcttgaatcctGAAGATATTGTCATCAGTGTTCTGCCAccctgtaacacacacatgctacaaatagtaaaataaaaaataaaagtggagCTGATATAGTAAAAGTGTTAAAGTAATTCCTTGAAGTTAGACTTTTTTATTGGGAAAATGGGGATAAAGAGACATTTGGCCCGTCAATTCTGACATCGTCCTACAGGAACGTGTACATTAATGGTGGAAAACATCCTTGTGGTGCATTTATGTACCTTCACAAATACCCTCCTTGCGAGGAAAGGTGGCTATAGATGTGTTATGTCGCAGCTGTGTTGTTGCCATATTTTTATCATTACACCGGTGATATTGTCATTAGGAGCTAAAGCTAAGGCTAGCCAAAAGGTcccacaaatgtttttaataacGCTTTGTGTTTACGGACGGGCTCTTGCATCTGCCATTAGGAAAACCAAAAAGGTTCCGTAAATAATCTCTGAACCACACGTGCTGGGGTCGGTGTCTGCAGAGGATGCCTCCCGGCCGTTTCCCCACCACCTTTCGACTGGTTTGTAAAACAGCGGGGCCCCCGGATGCCGAAGCAGCGCGTCGAAGAGGAAAATTTCCCAAAGTTGTTCATGTTTACATCCGTGCGCGATGAGAAGCGTAACGCTTCAAGTGCCCCGAATAAAGTGAAAAAAACGACAGCATTTCAGGTCACTTACCTCCTCTGCGCTGTGTTCTAGTCCTCCTTTTTGCCCTGGACACTCTTCACTCCTCCCTCCGGACTAGAGCTCCGTTTCTCccgtctctcccctcccttATGCGGCTCTTCTCCAATGGGAAGAATCGGGAGACGCTGCTCCGGAAGCGAACGCTCCTCTGAGAACCCCCATGCAACATTTATGGTCTAATAATGTCCTACTGCTCTGACTTCAGTGTTTATTGCTTTATCTGTTGGTCTGGTGTTAATAAAATCAGAATTGCATTGTTTCAATATTCTAGATTTACCCTCAACCACGTTTATCTTTCTAAAGACTTTCATCGTCAGCTGTATATCTTAAATCTAAACATGACAAGTTCATTCTTGGCCACAAATCTAATCTTAAATCCAAGGTTTCATGGGGTCCTCACTAGCTAAATATTTGTGTGCCCGCGCTTCCACTTGCTATATATTGAGTACCAATATATACATTCTACTAGCcacgtgaggacattttgcgGACATGGGGACACTttagctggtcctcacaaattcaaaggcctgtttgaggATCTAGACTTTGGTTTTAGGTTTTAGGTCAGGGGATTTTAGGGTTTAGGTCAGGgggttagttaggatggttGGGGTTTATGCATTATGtccatgaaagtcctcacaaagataagAGTACAAGGGTaagagtacacacacacacacacacacacacacacacacacacacacacacacacacacacatatatatatatgggtGTGCATTTTAATAATCATTCTATCCAACAATTGCTCTGTTTTAAATGGCTGATTTACCCTTTTGCGTCGATGCAGGGTCCCTCTAAGGTCTGAATTTTCACAAAGACTTGTGAAATTTCACTTGTGAAAATTCACAAAGGTGATATGGAATTGTTTGGTCTGTGAAACATTTGTTTTCTCAGGTCTGATAATGAGTATGTGTTTCTGATCACAGTTTGGTTATTGAAATATTTTCATTCGTGCAGGAATGTGGCCTAATGATGTAAAACATCTGGGCTGTCtggattaaaacaaacaacccaaaaaaaacaacaatttgaGATCTTAATCTTGGTGAACAAGGCAGCTTGTTCGTAGactgaaatgaggaaaataatgaaGTTGGGCTGAGATacattgtttttatattttaaacaaatataaaaacttaaaatgcacaaatgcacaaaatCATTCAATATTACATAAAATTGTATTATTAATCACCATAAAATGAAAACTTCTATGAGAGTAATAAAATAGCGACACCTGGTGGACTGTACCGGTACTGTATATTTTTGAAATCAGGTTTAAGAGAATGAAAGAGTcgttctgggtgtgtgtgtgtgtgtgtgtgtgtgtgtgttagtcaAGCCATTTATGAGAATCCATAGCTATATTATTGAAGAGAGTAAAGGAATGAGAATGTAAAGGAGCTGCTGCACCGTGAAAGATAAATAATAATTGCAAAGAGAGCTACAAAAAATCATAATATAGAATTAAACGTTAGTATTAGAAGGAAGGAagtcaaaaatataaacaagCACAAGTTAATGGAAAAGGGACAAAAGCAGTGGGAGAAAGACAGGATAAGGAGGCGGTATTATGGAAACCAGAGGAAGGTAGAGCAAAATGAGGAGtacagggagagacaggagggaggaggaggtgatcaCAAGCATCAGGTTCGGGCATACAGGGTTAAATACAATATAGTTTAATACAGGTGATCCAAGGAACTCAGAAAGTGAAGAAATTAGAGCTGTATTAAAATCTCTGGGAGCAACTAACTTGATTGAGAGAACACATTCGTTTTTGTTGTTGAGGGGTATAGCCATTCCGATCCACACTCCTAAACAGCTGGTGGCGGTAATTTACCGAAACACTGTTGGTCAACCTTGACAAACGGAAGACAGAAGAAAATCGAAATTTATCGTGCAGTTACATCACAGACCAAACGGTGGCGATCATGCACCATCATAGTCTGTTACCGCCGTAGAATCtcaaagaagaagaactttTTGAATAAGGAGCGGTTCGAAGAAGTCAGGTTCAACTTAGACAACAATGACTAAAATAATTTAGATATCATTTTTTAACCGAAATTACATTAAGTAGAATTCCAATGTTTGATCGAATGTTGATCTCGAGTTAAATTGACCTTGATATCTTAGAATAGTTTTAAGAATTTTGAGCTAACAGGCTAATCGGATGGATGCTACCGTTCCTATTCTAGAAGTTCGTGCTGAATATTTCTGATCTCATATGAAGCTGCTGATTTAGACTACGCTTAATAAGACGgttatagatttttttaattgaagAATGAAGCCATCCAAACCGCTGTTTATGAAGACCTACGGGAAGCAGATGCGCAAGATTTCAGCTTGGCTCTCCCCTGAAAACCGTAAACAGGTCTTCGATAGTTCATTCTCAACAGATGGTGATATCCCCGTCTTAGAAACATCGAATCGTTTGAAAAGGTATGTTCGAGCCGTCCAAAGCCTGTCACGGTCCTCCTCTGTTCAGTTCAGTGTATTATTGTCATTTACTTCAAAATTTTGCTGCATTAGTTCTATGTATAAGTTACTGCATATTCACCATGTTGTCAAATactgttttttttcaaatgcaggTTAAGAGACATAGATATAAGGTTGAACGTAAAGATATCCTAAATCGCCCTTCTCCTCTGTGACGTAATTTCCATTcagtctctttctttctctgtttacaGACAGAAAAGGTTGAAGGTGTCTGATGTCACAAATCCAGTTGGACGTCTTTCAAAGAGAAAGGCCATGCTTTGCCTGGTGGAAAAGAGCTTAAATGAAAACAGTTCCTCCTCGTCCAGTTTTGAATCTACTCAAAAAAGCAAAACCATCAGGTCTGTAAACAAATGTGCATCATAATctcaattatttttttagaaCAAACTGTCAAAATTGGGAGATAAAATATATCTGAAGTTATTTGCATCAAAGTTATTTGCATCCATAGATGTGCTTTCTTTGCTGAGTCACTCTCGAGACCACAAACAATTAGCTTGGTTTGATGTTGTCATGTTGTACTACTGGTGAAATGAGCTGTGGTGCCATTATTAGACATGACTGTCCACGAAAAAAGAAAGCCAAGGTTTATAAATCAAAGACCAGCAGTGATGACAGCGTTAGGAGCCCCCCAACTCTTCAAACAGCTCATCCCAGAAAGACCAGGTCTGTGCACTCCATAATTTGCTGTCAATTAATGGGGGGAAAAGCTGTTATTGGTAaattaaaaaatcttttttttcagtGATCATCTTCCATCTGTGGCGCGCTTTGTAACTCGGCGCAGGCGCATTGCCACTGCAAAATCCAAAAATCCTAAAGCATCATTCAACTTGGTGAATTCTTCTGATGATTTTGCTTCTGAAGTCTTAGGCTGCAGGAGCATTCTCAGACCTTCTAGGAGGAGGAATGTCCCCCCAGCATTTCTTGCATCGAGCACCGAGAACTTGAATATTTCAGGGATTTCCAGTGTTGCGGCCAACACCTTGAAAGAAATTCCCTTCAATGTGCTGCCACACCAGACCCTTAGATCTCACTCAAGGAAACCCATCTTTTGCTCGACACCATCAGCAGGACATTTCACTAACAAGCCATCTCTTAAATCCATAGCCGTCAAGGATACAAGTGATCAAATGGGTTCTCCTCAATGTCTGTCTGTAAGTTGTATTGGTGTTCCAAACCCATTTCACAGGGAGCTTGATTCACTGGGGCAgtctccaccacttcctgcaCCTAACCTTCATTCTGATGAAAAATTATGCCTGAGCTTTGGAGAGCAGGAACCTTCAGGTGACTTATTTGTGAAGACCAAAAGTTCCAACGAGACAAGAAGCTGTAGCGAGGAAGCCAAAAACCATAGTGTTAACACAGAAATCCAGAATGGAGAGAATTCATTACGTGTAAATCTGGTCTCACCCAAAGACCTTGAAAGCAACATTCAGATTCTGTCAGCAACTGGAGAGCAGGAGTTGCTCATGGAGGCATTAAAGGAGAGATGTGTGCGTGTACCCTCCACTGTGCAGCTTGAGAGATTATACAGCCCCACAGTGAGTCAGCTCCGCAGCCAAACAACCTATTCGTCCTGTTTGGGACATTCAATCATGAGCAACAGCTGCCAGCCCTTGGGGTCATTTAATTTACAATTATCTGTCACTGGGAATAAAACCAATGCTTCCATACGGTCAGTAGATACTTCTAGTCAGTCACCATCAGTACAATATGTTAACACTTACCAACATGCTGTTGGTGAAGCTCACACTTCACaaataaagagaagatgcttAATGATGAACTGCTCAGTCAAGATGACAAAACAGTCTGTTGCTCAAATGAATCAACAATCCAAAGACTCTAAAAAAGAACATTCAAACAAGGTTGTTGGCCTGGAAGATCACACACATTCTGGAGACAACAGTGATATAATGTCTACTTCAAAGACAGTTATTGGCCCAGAAACGGAAAACAGTCGACCACTCGCAATTAGGTTGAAGGAGGACTGTTTGACCAACAACATCATCGTTAAAATAAAGAGATTAAGTTTATCGCAGCTGAAGGGATTACAGAGTAGACACGGAAGTATTAATAAAAACCCAGAGGTGTTGGACTCATTCAGCAATGACCAGATCAAAGATCACCTCCAGACTGATGACGACAGCCACAGTAATGAGGACACTTGTGCTCCAAGAGCTGCTTTGAAAAAAATTAGTTTAACTAGTCCAGAAGACGTAATTATGTGGGACCAAGACAAAATATTGCTAAAGGATTCTAAAAAGGTTacacacaacagaaaaaagACATCGATAGCTGTTAGAGACAAGAAAAGGACTACGTCCACAGACCGACCTGGGACGGTCAGAAAGGCGCATGTGAGTGGCCTAAGTGTGAATCGCTGGAAAAACAAAGACGCCTCCAAGTTCCAAGTCAAAAACACAACTGCACATGCTGGGAGTACCAGTTCTGTAGACTGTAGCATCAGTGAAATGATCTCTGCAAAATCCAACCAGACCAAGGTCAGAACCATACACACTTAACCCAAGTAGACGTGCTTCATTACCAAATTGCTATTTTTGTAATTACTTGGAGAAATAACCCTGATTACAACTATAAAATATGTTTTCCGTATCTAGGAGCTGTTGGGATCAACCATTCATTTTTCCACACCTTTGAGAGTGAGTCGGCTcaacctctcctctctgttgGCCGACttcactccaaacacacacacctggagtcGCATCAAAGCTGTTCTGTCTGTTCATCGCAAGGGCATGGGTA from Takifugu flavidus isolate HTHZ2018 chromosome 6, ASM371156v2, whole genome shotgun sequence encodes the following:
- the haspin gene encoding uncharacterized protein haspin; this encodes MKPSKPLFMKTYGKQMRKISAWLSPENRKQVFDSSFSTDGDIPVLETSNRLKRQKRLKVSDVTNPVGRLSKRKAMLCLVEKSLNENSSSSSSFESTQKSKTIRHDCPRKKKAKVYKSKTSSDDSVRSPPTLQTAHPRKTSDHLPSVARFVTRRRRIATAKSKNPKASFNLVNSSDDFASEVLGCRSILRPSRRRNVPPAFLASSTENLNISGISSVAANTLKEIPFNVLPHQTLRSHSRKPIFCSTPSAGHFTNKPSLKSIAVKDTSDQMGSPQCLSVSCIGVPNPFHRELDSLGQSPPLPAPNLHSDEKLCLSFGEQEPSGDLFVKTKSSNETRSCSEEAKNHSVNTEIQNGENSLRVNLVSPKDLESNIQILSATGEQELLMEALKERCVRVPSTVQLERLYSPTVSQLRSQTTYSSCLGHSIMSNSCQPLGSFNLQLSVTGNKTNASIRSVDTSSQSPSVQYVNTYQHAVGEAHTSQIKRRCLMMNCSVKMTKQSVAQMNQQSKDSKKEHSNKVVGLEDHTHSGDNSDIMSTSKTVIGPETENSRPLAIRLKEDCLTNNIIVKIKRLSLSQLKGLQSRHGSINKNPEVLDSFSNDQIKDHLQTDDDSHSNEDTCAPRAALKKISLTSPEDVIMWDQDKILLKDSKKVTHNRKKTSIAVRDKKRTTSTDRPGTVRKAHVSGLSVNRWKNKDASKFQVKNTTAHAGSTSSVDCSISEMISAKSNQTKELLGSTIHFSTPLRVSRLNLSSLLADFTPNTHTWSRIKAVLSVHRKGMVVQTPPSSCQWTLDTPRRATLAKVSQDLFATPSRASTAKRLPSQLLLNSPLVECANGNLSDAEKVYAECGQRCALPWEECIHPQRMKECLKIGEGTFGEVFSVTSASGETVALKVIPVEGREQVNGEDQKTFGEILHEIIISKELSDLKEKEQNQTNGFIGLNDLHCVQGCYPPEFMEAWDTFDLEKCSENDRPDFFENDQIFIILEFEFGGADLENSNGTLSSVGVAKSILHQVTAALAVAEQELHFEHRDLHWGNVLVKPTKQKKGSFLLNGIEHSVETMGVLVRIIDYSLSRLEIDDLTVSCDISNDEEIFMGQGDYQFDIYRLMRIENGNNWSDYHPHTNVLWLHYLCSKLLLMKYRSSRGKGVKRMKEALTHFSNNVLQYSSATEVLQNCPMFQ